Proteins encoded within one genomic window of Pelecanus crispus isolate bPelCri1 unplaced genomic scaffold, bPelCri1.pri SCAFFOLD_242, whole genome shotgun sequence:
- the RPL18 gene encoding LOW QUALITY PROTEIN: large ribosomal subunit protein eL18 (The sequence of the model RefSeq protein was modified relative to this genomic sequence to represent the inferred CDS: deleted 1 base in 1 codon) yields MGIDIRHNRDRKVRRREPKSQDIYLRLLVKLYRFLARRTNSAFNKVILKRLFMSRTNRPPLSLSRMIRMMKRPGREDKTAVVVGTITDDIRIQNIPKLKICALRVTRGARTRILRAGGTIMTFDQLAMASPKGKGTVLLSGPRKAREVYRHFGKAPGTPHSHTKPYVRSKGRKFERGARGRRASRGYKN; encoded by the exons aTG GGTATCGATATCCGCCATAACCGGGACCGGAAAGTCCGGCGTCGGGAGCCCAAAAGCCAGGACATTTACCTGCGGCTCCTCGTCAAG CTTTACCGGTTCCTGGCCCGGCGGACGAACTCGGCCTTTAACAAAGTGATCCTGAAGCGGCTCTTCATGAGCCGGACCAACCGGCCg cccctctccctctcccgCATG ATCCGGATGATGAagcggccggggcgggaggaCAAGACGGCCGTGGTGGTGGGCACCATCACCGACGACATCCGCATCCAGAACATCCCCAAGCTCAAG ATCTGCGCCCTGCGGGTGACACGGGGGGCTCGCACCCGCATTTTGCGGGCGGGGGGCACCATCATGACCTTCGACCAGCTGGCCATGGCCTCCCCCAAGGGCAAGGGCACCGTCCTGCTCTCCG GACCCCGCAAGGCTCGGGAGGTTTATCGGCACTTTGGGAAGgcgcccgggaccccccacAGCCACACCAA gccctaCGTGCGCTCCAAGGGACGGAAATTCGAGCGGGGCGCGCGCGGGCGCCGGGCCAGCCGGGGCTACAAGAACTGA
- the LOC142596942 gene encoding LOW QUALITY PROTEIN: sphingosine kinase 2-like (The sequence of the model RefSeq protein was modified relative to this genomic sequence to represent the inferred CDS: inserted 1 base in 1 codon; deleted 6 bases in 4 codons), whose protein sequence is MITEADISFNLIQTERANHARELVTGXSLDEWDGIVTVSGDGLLYEVTPPPPPQPQNGTRASGTPGRLGWGHPDAVPPPPQVVNGLMDRPDWAAALKMPLGILPCGSGSGNALAAAINFHAGLAPALGLSLLQNCAVLLCRGTPSPLDLVSVTTASGARVFSFLSVAWGLVADVDIESERLRRLGPARFALGTAARLLALHTYRGRLSYLPAVPRSATADVAADVTSDVAAALPRALSDLGLCAGTPSGPGTPEGDGGDWGDIPGLGDTSGFGDTSGLGDTPWDTPGETPGLGDNPGKKGAAARDVPVREGTPGRGDTPGRGDITVPGDASSFGDISRDGVTPRHGDAASDGATMVPGDNSSSGVTSRNGDALSDGATTVHGDAPSPGDTPSDEANTVHGDTPRNGDTPGHGDTPSSGDTQRDGATKLHGVTSMHGDTPNLRDTPSDGVTKVHGVTSTHRDTPNPGDPPRDGATKLHGVTSTHGGTPNPGDPPRDASPAPPASSPGGPVDDLLVPLGQPVPPSWVTLEGDFVLVLAIYQSHLGAELVAAPRARPDDGLIHLCYVRAGVSRGALLRVLLAMARGGGGDAATAGPPLARVPARAFRLEPLTPRGVLTVDGERVEYGPLQGQIHRGLARLLTPAAP, encoded by the exons ATGATCACCGAGGCCGACATCAGCTTCAACCTCATCCAGACCG AGCGGGCGAACCACGCGCGGGAGCTGGTGACGG TCAGCCTGGACGAGTGGGACGGGATCGTCACCGTCTCCGGGGACGGGCTCCTCTACGAggtaaccccccccccccccccccag ccccaaaatgggACCCGGGCCTCGGGGACACCCGGACGCCTGGGGTGGGGACACCCAGACGccgtccccccacccccgcagGTGGTGAACGGGCTGATGGACCGGCCGGACTGGGCTGCGGCGCTGAAGATGCCGCTGGGGATCCTGCCCTGCGGCTCC GGCTCCGGCAACGCCTTGGCCGCCGCCATCAACTTCCACGCCGG GCTGGCCCCGGCGCTGGGCCTCTCGCTGCTGCAGAACTGCGCGGTGCTGCTGTGCCGGGGGACGCCGTCGCCGCTGGACCTGGTTTCGGTGACGACGGCCTCGGGCGCCCGCGTCTTCTCCTTCCTGAGCGTGGCCTGGGGCTTGGTGGCCGACGTGGACATCGAGAGCGAGCGGCTGCGACGCCTGGGCCCGGCGCGCTTCGCCCTCGGCACGGCCGCGCGCTTGCTGGCCCTGCACACCTACCGCGGC CGCCTCTCCTACCTGCCCGCCGTCCCCCGCAGTGCCACCGCCGACGTCGCCGCCGATGTCACCTCCGACGTCGCCGCCGCCCTGCCGCGCGCTCTCTCCGACCTGGGGCTCTGCGCAGGGACGCCCAGCGGCCCCGGTACCCCCGAGGGGGACGGTGGGGATTGGGGGGACATCCCGGGGCTTGGGGACACCTCAGGGTTTGGGGACACCTCAGGGCTTGGGGACACCCCTTGGGACACCCCTGGGGAGACCCCAGGGCTTGGGGACAACCCCGGGAAGAAGGGTGCTGCTGCTAGAGACGTGCCGGTGCGGGAAGGCACCCCAGGACGCGGGGACACCCCAGGACGCGGGGACATCACGGTGCCGGGGGACGCGTCCAGCTTTGGGGACATCTCACGCGATGGGGTTACGCCAAGGCACGGGGACGCCGCGAGCGATGGGGCCACCATGGTGCCTGGGGACAACTCCAGTTCTGGGGTCACCTCAAGAAATGGGGACGCCCTGAGTGACGGGGCCACCACGGTGCATGGGGacgcccccagccctggggacaccccaagTGATGAAGCCAACACGGTGCATGGGGACACCCCAAGAAATGGGGACACCccgggacatggggacacccccagctctggggacacccaaag AGATGGGGCCACCAAGCTCCATGGTGTCACCTCAATGCACGGGGACACCCCCAACCTTAGGGACACCCCAAGTGATGGGGTCACCAAGGTCCATGGTGTCACCTCAACGCACAGGGACACCCCcaaccctggggaccccccaagAGATGGGGCCACCAAGCTCCATGGTGTCACCTCAACGCACGGGGGCACCCCcaaccctggggaccccccaagAGACGCatcccccgcccctcccgcctcCTCCCCGGGCGGCCCGGTTGACGACTTACTGGTGCCACTGGGCCAACCGGTGCCCCCCAGTTGGGTGACGCTGGAGGGGGACTTCGTGCTGGTCCTGGCCATCTACCAGTCGCATTTAGGGGCCGAGTTGGTGGCggccccccgggcccggccggaCGACGGCCTCATCCACCTCTGCTACGTACGGGCG GGGGTCTCGCGGGGGGCCCTGCTGCGGGTGCTCTTGGCCatggcgcggggcggcgggggggacgcgGCCACCGCCGGGCCCCCCTTGGCCCGCGTCCCCGCTCGCGCCTTCCGCCTGGAGCCGCTGACGCCCCGCGGGGTGCTGACGGTGGACGGGGAGCGGGTGGAGTACGGCCCCCTCCAAGGGCAGATCCACCGCGGGCTGGCCCGGCTCCTCACCCCCGCCGCGCCCTGA